In Solanum pennellii chromosome 3, SPENNV200, a single window of DNA contains:
- the LOC107012169 gene encoding uncharacterized protein LOC107012169, which yields MAAKSPVLHCTSCAWEFGSNFSPIKGLNFQLKSRRTKAGNGVCLVVSATGKNSEQSNESGVVNWSRFYLNFTGFPFPLGPFLNRQTIRTEAVKDTIWLFEQEQALGFSSVSTNIRMTVIKLKSGELWVHAPIAPTKECIQLVKELGCPVKYIVLPTFAYEHKIFVGPFSRKFPKAQVWVAPRQWSWPLNLPLEFFGIFRAKTLKDADMSTPWADDIEQKVLSSPEVGIGPYVEVAFYHKKSRTLLVTDAVIFVPTTPPECISKESLLASAKNGLAVKLLSKGKEVPEEAVIDNKINRQKGWERMVLQILFLGPSNLLEPNASFAQMSQKLIVSPIVKTLVFSKVPEKVRDWIDSIVRDWKFKRIIPAHFAAPINTSSSDLLAAFGFLDDLLGERYVTRPSLSLFFTSLLGKAASYFPPDDMRTLSSLDHFLVSVGAVKKTVSGRKR from the exons atggcaGCAAAATCACCAGTTTTACACTGTACATCATGTGCTTGGGAATTTGGATCCAATTTCAGTCCTATAAAGGGGCTTAATTTTCAGTTAAAAAGTAGAAGAACCAAAGCTGGAAATGGTGTTTGTTTGGTTGTATCTGCTACTGGTAAAAATTCTGAACAGAGCAATGAGTCTGGTGTTGTTAATTGGAGCAGATTTTATCTCAATTTCACTGGATTTCCTTTCCCTCTTGGCCCTTTCCTCAATAGACAAACCATTAGAACTGAG GCTGTGAAAGACACCATATGGTTATTTGAGCAAGAGCAAGCACTCGGATTCAGCAGTGTTTCAACAAACATCAGAATGACGGTCATCAAACTTAAATCTGGTGAATTGTGGGTTCATGCTCCAATTGCTCCAACCAAAGAGTGTATTCAG CTCGTGAAAGAGTTGGGATGTCCTGTGAAATATATTGTCCTACCTACATTTGCATATGAGCACAAAATATTTGTTGGTCCATTTTCGAGAAAGTTCCCAAAGGCTCAAGTATGGGTGGCACCAAGGCAATGGAGTTGGCCTTTAAACCTGCCTCTTGAGTTTTTTGGGATTTTCCGTGCAAAAACACTGAAAGATGCAGATATGTCAACACCATGGGCTGATGATATTGAGCAAAAGGTTTTGAGCTCTCCCGAAGTTG GAATTGGACCATATGTTGAGGTGGCATTCTATCATAAAAAGTCGAGGACACTGCTTGTGACAGATGCTGTAATATTTGTCCCAACTACACCACCTGAGTGCATTAGTAAGGAGTCCTTATTAGCATCTGCAAAAAATGGTTTGGCTGTTAAATTACTTAGTAAAGGAAAAGAAGTTCCAGAAGAAGCTGTCATTGACAACAAAATCAATAGACAAAAAG GATGGGAGAGGATGGTTCTTCAGATTCTGTTTCTAGGTCCATCAAACCTTCTGGAGCCAAATGCTAGCTTTGCTCAGATGTCACAAAAGCTAATTGTTTCACCAATTGTAAAAACATTGGTTTTTAGCAAAGTTCCTGAAAAG GTTAGAGACTGGATTGACAGTATTGTTCGAGATTGGAAATTCAAGAGAATTATCCCTGCTCATTTCGCTGCTCCAATAAACACAAGCAGCTCGGATTTGTTAGCAGCCTTTGGGTTTCTTGACGATCTCTTGGGTGAGCGCTATGTGACTCGGCCTTCTCTCTCGCTTTTCTTCACTTCACTCTTAGGAAAGGCTGCTAGCTATTTTCCTCCAGATGACATGAGGACCCTATCATCCCTGGATCACTTCTTAGTGTCTGTGGGAGCAGTGAAAAAAACTGTCTCAGGTCGCAAAAGATGA